From Streptomyces sp. NBC_00775, one genomic window encodes:
- a CDS encoding SDR family oxidoreductase, translating to MSARLLCEGRVVIVTGAGRGLGRAHALAYAAEGARVVVNDLGVGLDGTPGPDSPARQVADEIRAAGGEAVAHGGDIATTEGAASLIGAALETYGRLDTLVNNAGFLRDRMLVNLDEDDWDAVLRVHLKGHFLPLKHAAAHWRAETRAGRTPQARVVNTSSGAGLLGSVGQGNYSAAKAAIIGLTLVAAAEMGRYGVQVNAIAPAARTRMTEQTFAETMTAPGSGFDAMAPENVSPLVVWLGSAASAGVTGRVFETEGGRITVMEGWRPGPTAEKGARWTPSEAGETTLKLLAEAEIPGAVYGAR from the coding sequence ATGAGCGCACGGCTGCTGTGTGAGGGGCGAGTCGTGATCGTCACGGGCGCGGGCCGCGGACTCGGCCGGGCCCACGCGCTCGCGTACGCCGCCGAGGGCGCGCGGGTCGTCGTCAACGACCTCGGGGTCGGCCTCGACGGCACACCGGGACCGGACAGTCCCGCCCGGCAGGTCGCAGACGAGATCCGCGCGGCGGGCGGCGAGGCGGTGGCCCACGGCGGCGACATCGCGACGACCGAGGGCGCCGCCTCCCTCATCGGCGCCGCCCTGGAGACGTACGGCCGTCTCGACACCCTCGTCAACAACGCCGGGTTCCTGCGCGACCGGATGCTGGTCAACCTCGACGAGGACGACTGGGACGCCGTGCTGCGCGTCCACCTCAAAGGGCACTTCCTGCCGCTGAAGCACGCGGCGGCGCACTGGCGGGCGGAGACCAGGGCGGGCCGGACACCACAGGCCCGAGTCGTCAACACCAGCAGCGGAGCAGGGCTGTTGGGATCGGTCGGGCAGGGCAACTACAGCGCCGCCAAGGCCGCGATCATCGGGCTGACGCTCGTCGCCGCCGCCGAGATGGGGCGGTACGGCGTCCAGGTCAACGCGATCGCTCCCGCGGCCCGCACCCGGATGACCGAACAGACCTTCGCCGAGACCATGACGGCCCCCGGCTCCGGCTTCGACGCCATGGCGCCCGAGAACGTCTCACCACTGGTGGTCTGGCTCGGCTCGGCCGCGAGCGCGGGCGTCACCGGCCGTGTCTTCGAGACCGAGGGCGGGCGGATCACCGTGATGGAGGGCTGGCGGCCGGGCCCGACCGCGGAAAAGGGCGCGAGGTGGACGCCGTCGGAGGCGGGCGAGACGACGTTGAAGCTGCTGGCGGAGGCGGAGATTCCGGGGGCGGTGTACGGGGCGCGGTAG